In Rutidosis leptorrhynchoides isolate AG116_Rl617_1_P2 chromosome 2, CSIRO_AGI_Rlap_v1, whole genome shotgun sequence, one genomic interval encodes:
- the LOC139893917 gene encoding bifunctional nuclease 2-like isoform X2 encodes MMSSLQGPVVCPSVHRKQVGVHGVRSVNGSLTKAKSLRSGMWGFRGVYNHRVNIRGQPKSKTITCTFSSSSNGNGSMAESFNENDSDYVESSVVEAVEVKSGPEGFMIKMRDGRHLRCAHNNPQSSHLPDYAPHPAIVLKMEDGTGLLLPIIVLEMPSVLLMAAIRNVQIARPTMYQVVQEMVDKMGYKVKLVRVTKRIHEAYFARLYLTKVDDETECVSFDLRPSDAINIAVRCKVPIQVNKFLAYSDGMKVVESAKPSFQATSSSDGLIFKEMDRPSGQPCVETKEFNLIRNMLIAAVEERYRDAAQWRDKLTQLRSKKNWA; translated from the exons ATGATGAGTTCTCTACAAGGTCCAGTTGTATGCCCCTCTGTACACAGGAAACAAGTAGGGGTTCACGGAGTTCGCTCGGTTAACGGGTCTTTAACGAAGGCAAAAAGTCTTAGAAGTGGGATGTGGGGATTTAGAGGCGTTTACAACCATCGGGTTAATATCCgtggtcaaccaaagtcaaagACTATTACCTGCACTTTTAGTTCGTCCTCAAATGGTAATGGTAGTATGGCAGAGAGTTTTAATGAGAATGATTCAGATTATGTCGAATCcagtgttgttgaagctg TTGAGGTGAAAAGTGGGCCAGAGGGGTTTATGATTAAGATGAGGGATGGTAGGCATTTAAGATGTGCACATAACAATCCTCAAAGTAGCCATTTGCCGGATTATGCACCGCATCCTGCAATTGTATTGAAGATGGAAGACGGGACTGGTCTTTTACTTCCGATAATTGTTT TGGAGATGCCTAGTGTATTACTTATGGCAGCAATTCGCAATGTTCAAATT GCTAGGCCAACTATGTATCAAGTGGTGCAGGAAATGGTCGATAAAATGGGTTATAAA GTGAAGCTTGTTCGAGTAACTAAAAGGATACACGAGGCATATTTTGCTCGGTTATATCTCACAAAG GTAGATGATGAAACCGAGTGTGTAAGCTTTGACCTTCGTCCCTCGGATGCCATCAATATTGCTGTGAGGTGCAAG GTGCCGATACAGGTGAACAAGTTCTTGGCATATAGTGATGGAATGAAGGTTGTTGAATCTGCGAAACCTTCTTTTCAAGCTACTTCATCTTCTGACGGTTTGATATTTAAAGAGATGGACAG ACCAAGTGGGCAGCCTTGTGTAGAAACAAAGGAGTTCAATCTTATTCGGAACATGCTTATTGCTGCTGTTGAGGAACGCTACAGAGATGCTG CTCAATGGAGGGACAAACTCACTCAACTTCGATCCAAGAAGAACTGGGCATAA
- the LOC139893917 gene encoding bifunctional nuclease 2-like isoform X1, with protein sequence MMSSLQGPVVCPSVHRKQVGVHGVRSVNGSLTKAKSLRSGMWGFRGVYNHRVNIRGQPKSKTITCTFSSSSNGNGSMAESFNENDSDYVESSVVEAVEVKSGPEGFMIKMRDGRHLRCAHNNPQSSHLPDYAPHPAIVLKMEDGTGLLLPIIVLEMPSVLLMAAIRNVQIARPTMYQVVQEMVDKMGYKVKLVRVTKRIHEAYFARLYLTKVDDETECVSFDLRPSDAINIAVRCKVPIQVNKFLAYSDGMKVVESAKPSFQATSSSDGLIFKEMDRPSGQPCVETKEFNLIRNMLIAAVEERYRDAVDAVIFCDVLKLNGGTNSLNFDPRRTGHNRMMGLYIIGLSK encoded by the exons ATGATGAGTTCTCTACAAGGTCCAGTTGTATGCCCCTCTGTACACAGGAAACAAGTAGGGGTTCACGGAGTTCGCTCGGTTAACGGGTCTTTAACGAAGGCAAAAAGTCTTAGAAGTGGGATGTGGGGATTTAGAGGCGTTTACAACCATCGGGTTAATATCCgtggtcaaccaaagtcaaagACTATTACCTGCACTTTTAGTTCGTCCTCAAATGGTAATGGTAGTATGGCAGAGAGTTTTAATGAGAATGATTCAGATTATGTCGAATCcagtgttgttgaagctg TTGAGGTGAAAAGTGGGCCAGAGGGGTTTATGATTAAGATGAGGGATGGTAGGCATTTAAGATGTGCACATAACAATCCTCAAAGTAGCCATTTGCCGGATTATGCACCGCATCCTGCAATTGTATTGAAGATGGAAGACGGGACTGGTCTTTTACTTCCGATAATTGTTT TGGAGATGCCTAGTGTATTACTTATGGCAGCAATTCGCAATGTTCAAATT GCTAGGCCAACTATGTATCAAGTGGTGCAGGAAATGGTCGATAAAATGGGTTATAAA GTGAAGCTTGTTCGAGTAACTAAAAGGATACACGAGGCATATTTTGCTCGGTTATATCTCACAAAG GTAGATGATGAAACCGAGTGTGTAAGCTTTGACCTTCGTCCCTCGGATGCCATCAATATTGCTGTGAGGTGCAAG GTGCCGATACAGGTGAACAAGTTCTTGGCATATAGTGATGGAATGAAGGTTGTTGAATCTGCGAAACCTTCTTTTCAAGCTACTTCATCTTCTGACGGTTTGATATTTAAAGAGATGGACAG ACCAAGTGGGCAGCCTTGTGTAGAAACAAAGGAGTTCAATCTTATTCGGAACATGCTTATTGCTGCTGTTGAGGAACGCTACAGAGATGCTG TTGATGCTGTTATATTTTGTGATGTTTTAAAGCTCAATGGAGGGACAAACTCACTCAACTTCGATCCAAGAAGAACTGGGCATAACAG GATGATGGGTCTGTACATAATTGGCCTCTCAAAGTAA